The Streptomyces sp. Alt3 genome has a segment encoding these proteins:
- a CDS encoding MFS transporter small subunit: MVFVWLWVAVPFAYGLYELARKATQLFTG, from the coding sequence ATGGTGTTCGTCTGGCTCTGGGTCGCCGTCCCGTTCGCCTACGGACTGTACGAGCTCGCCCGTAAGGCCACCCAGCTCTTCACCGGCTGA
- a CDS encoding chorismate-binding protein, giving the protein MHDLTPLARFGGLVATGLRDVTSDPAALESSGFWAVSADFEGRLVCARFDTVRPEEVPLPVPGAWRGPQPEDWTSSLDKAAYTAGVRRIREHIAAGDVYQANLCRVLSAPLPGPRADVDALTALLARGNPAPYAGTIRLPEHGVEIATASPELFLARDGRTVESGPIKGTGRTEDDLLEKDHAENVMIVDLVRNDIGKVCVPGSVSVPDLCAVEKHPGLVHLVSTVRGRLADGVGWPELLTAAFPPGSVTGAPKSSALGIIDALETAPRGPYCGAVGWVDADRGAAELAVGIRTFWIDRTGSAPLLRFGTGAGITWGSDPEREWAETELKASRLLAVASGDHQETGRTAS; this is encoded by the coding sequence GTGCACGACCTCACCCCTCTCGCCCGCTTCGGCGGCCTCGTCGCCACCGGTCTGCGGGACGTCACCAGCGATCCGGCCGCCCTCGAATCATCCGGCTTCTGGGCGGTGTCCGCCGACTTCGAGGGGCGTCTCGTCTGTGCCCGCTTCGACACCGTGCGCCCCGAGGAGGTGCCCCTCCCTGTACCCGGCGCCTGGCGCGGGCCCCAGCCCGAGGACTGGACGTCCTCGCTCGACAAGGCCGCCTACACGGCGGGCGTGCGACGGATCCGTGAACACATCGCGGCCGGCGATGTCTACCAGGCCAACCTCTGCCGCGTCCTGTCCGCGCCGCTGCCGGGCCCGCGGGCAGACGTGGACGCCCTCACCGCCCTGCTGGCCCGCGGCAACCCGGCCCCCTACGCGGGCACGATCCGGCTCCCGGAGCACGGCGTGGAGATCGCGACCGCTTCCCCCGAGCTCTTCCTCGCGCGCGACGGCCGGACCGTCGAATCCGGACCGATCAAGGGGACCGGGCGCACCGAGGACGATCTGCTGGAGAAGGACCACGCGGAGAACGTGATGATCGTGGATCTGGTCCGCAACGACATCGGCAAGGTCTGCGTGCCCGGCAGCGTGAGTGTCCCCGACCTGTGCGCCGTGGAGAAGCACCCCGGACTCGTCCACCTCGTCTCCACCGTGCGCGGGCGGCTCGCCGACGGCGTCGGGTGGCCCGAGCTGCTCACCGCCGCGTTCCCGCCCGGCTCCGTGACCGGCGCACCCAAGTCCAGCGCGCTCGGGATCATCGACGCGCTGGAGACGGCCCCGCGCGGGCCCTACTGCGGAGCGGTCGGCTGGGTGGACGCCGACCGGGGCGCCGCGGAGCTGGCCGTCGGCATACGGACCTTCTGGATCGACCGCACGGGGTCCGCCCCCCTCCTCCGCTTCGGCACGGGGGCGGGCATCACCTGGGGCTCGGATCCGGAGCGTGAGTGGGCGGAGACCGAGCTCAAGGCATCGAGGCTGCTCGCTGTAGCGTCGGGCGACCACCAGGAAACAGGAAGGACCGCGTCATGA
- a CDS encoding aminotransferase class IV yields MRIWVNGGLRDADDARLSVLDHGLTVGDGVFETVRVAEGRAFALTRHLERLTRSARGLGLADPDHDAVRRAVAAVVEANPVELGRLRITYTGGLSPLGSDRGDAGPSLVVALGGTARRPDSTAVVTVPWTRNERGAVTGLKTTSYAENVVALARAHEQDASEAIFPNTVGQLCEGTGSNVFVVLDGRIHTPPIASGCLAGITRALTVEWTGAQETELPLDVLERADEIFLTSTLRDIQAVHRIDARELPGAPGPVTAKAMRVFEERAAGDLDP; encoded by the coding sequence ATGAGGATCTGGGTCAACGGCGGGCTGCGGGACGCCGATGACGCCCGGCTGTCGGTGCTCGACCACGGGCTGACCGTGGGCGACGGCGTCTTCGAGACGGTCCGGGTCGCCGAGGGCCGGGCCTTCGCCCTCACCCGTCACCTGGAGCGGCTGACACGCTCGGCGAGGGGGTTGGGCCTGGCCGACCCCGACCACGACGCCGTCCGCCGTGCGGTGGCGGCCGTCGTCGAGGCGAACCCCGTGGAGCTCGGACGGCTGCGGATCACTTACACCGGCGGTCTCTCACCCCTCGGCTCCGACCGTGGCGACGCCGGGCCCAGCCTGGTCGTCGCCCTGGGCGGGACGGCCCGCCGGCCCGACAGCACCGCCGTCGTCACGGTCCCCTGGACCCGCAACGAGCGTGGCGCGGTGACGGGCCTCAAGACCACCTCGTACGCGGAGAACGTCGTCGCCCTCGCGCGCGCCCACGAGCAGGACGCCTCCGAGGCGATCTTCCCCAACACGGTCGGACAGCTCTGCGAGGGAACCGGCTCCAACGTCTTCGTCGTCCTCGACGGCCGCATCCACACCCCTCCGATCGCCTCCGGGTGCCTCGCCGGAATCACCCGCGCGCTGACGGTGGAATGGACGGGCGCCCAGGAGACCGAGCTTCCGCTCGACGTGCTCGAACGGGCCGACGAGATCTTCCTGACCTCCACGCTCCGCGACATCCAGGCCGTCCACCGGATCGACGCCCGGGAGCTGCCCGGCGCTCCCGGGCCCGTGACGGCGAAGGCCATGCGGGTCTTCGAGGAGCGCGCGGCGGGCGATCTCGACCCGTGA
- a CDS encoding GNAT family N-acetyltransferase, with the protein MTTTIRPAEPVQQGADGARARTYDVCDNGRRVGAVGISTDPAFGPSAGILRSLGIEEAHRRRGRGTIAALAAEEVLRGWGCTQVRLVAPADNSAAQALAAVLGYTERSRNMLKTLRRTAPALPPGVTGRRMTEREFDEWAAVSVGTYAQSWMERGVPEEQARRKSETDHAANLPDGPATPGMYFHVLVHDGAVVGHVWVARREEPEGHDLGYVFDVEVREGHRGRGYGRALMHLAEDVTLDAGLGLLGLHVFASNTPALRLYESLGYEVTQYNLAKAL; encoded by the coding sequence ATGACGACGACCATCCGGCCGGCCGAGCCGGTCCAGCAAGGCGCCGACGGCGCGCGGGCACGCACGTACGACGTGTGCGACAACGGGCGGCGCGTGGGAGCCGTCGGTATCTCCACCGACCCGGCGTTCGGCCCGTCGGCGGGCATACTCCGGTCGCTCGGCATCGAGGAGGCGCACCGCCGCCGCGGGCGCGGGACCATCGCCGCCCTCGCTGCCGAGGAGGTGCTCCGCGGCTGGGGGTGCACCCAGGTCCGTCTGGTGGCTCCTGCGGACAACTCCGCGGCCCAGGCCCTGGCGGCCGTGCTGGGCTACACCGAGCGCAGCCGGAACATGCTGAAGACCCTGCGGCGCACCGCCCCCGCGCTGCCCCCCGGGGTCACCGGGCGCCGGATGACGGAGCGGGAGTTCGACGAGTGGGCGGCGGTCAGCGTCGGGACGTACGCGCAGAGCTGGATGGAGCGCGGTGTGCCGGAGGAGCAGGCCCGGCGCAAGTCCGAGACCGACCACGCCGCGAACCTGCCGGACGGGCCGGCCACCCCCGGTATGTACTTCCACGTCCTCGTCCACGACGGCGCCGTCGTCGGCCACGTCTGGGTTGCGCGACGTGAGGAGCCGGAAGGCCATGACCTCGGCTACGTGTTCGACGTCGAGGTGCGGGAGGGACACCGGGGACGCGGATACGGGCGGGCCCTGATGCACCTCGCCGAGGATGTCACGCTCGACGCGGGCCTCGGACTGCTCGGCCTGCACGTCTTCGCCTCCAACACCCCGGCGCTGCGCCTGTACGAGTCGCTCGGCTACGAGGTGACGCAGTACAACCTGGCCAAGGCGCTGTAG
- a CDS encoding DsbA family protein, with product MSDSSSAAPVVLDVWCELECPDCHLALSDVHALRARYGDRLEVRLRHFPLEKHKHAYAAAQAAEEAIVQGKGWPYIEAVLARTADLARSGEPLLIEVAGELGLDTEEFDTALIDGRHLLIVDADQAEGKAIGVTGTPTYVIGDERLDGGKSQEGLRGRIEEIADRLLAGQG from the coding sequence ATGAGCGATTCCTCCTCCGCAGCGCCGGTCGTCCTCGACGTCTGGTGCGAGCTCGAGTGTCCCGACTGCCACCTGGCCCTCTCCGACGTCCACGCGCTGCGCGCCCGCTACGGCGACCGGCTGGAGGTCCGGCTGCGCCACTTCCCGCTGGAGAAGCACAAGCACGCCTACGCGGCGGCGCAGGCCGCCGAGGAGGCGATCGTCCAGGGCAAGGGATGGCCGTACATCGAGGCCGTACTGGCCCGGACCGCCGATCTGGCCCGCTCGGGCGAGCCCCTGCTGATCGAGGTGGCGGGCGAACTGGGTCTGGACACCGAGGAGTTCGACACCGCGCTCATCGACGGCCGGCACCTGCTGATCGTGGACGCGGACCAGGCCGAGGGCAAGGCGATCGGCGTCACCGGTACCCCCACCTATGTGATCGGGGACGAGCGGCTGGACGGCGGGAAGAGCCAGGAAGGGCTGCGGGGGCGCATCGAGGAGATCGCCGACCGGCTGCTCGCCGGCCAGGGCTGA
- a CDS encoding LacI family DNA-binding transcriptional regulator, producing MGRVAGIKDVARQAGVSVGTVSNVINRPEAVLPDTRARVLAAIEDLGYVRSESARQLRAGRSRIMALLVLDMGNPFFVDIARGAERAARDAGLGVMVCNSGQSPEEEAEYLGLFAEQRVCGVLVTPADADGGNLEAFARHRIPYVLVDRVAASTDSCAVSVDDVRGGTLAVGHLVQAGHRSVAYVSGPGDLHQIRDRREGALAALAEAGLGPEALVEIPSDRLDVAAGRDAGARLLGLVPRPTAVFCANDLLALGVLQSLYAAGVRVPQDVAIVGYDDIEFAAAAAVPLTSVRQPAVVMGRMAAELLLEEADDENGSHRHRSVVLQPELVVRASSAAPR from the coding sequence GTGGGTCGTGTGGCAGGGATCAAGGACGTGGCCCGGCAGGCCGGAGTCTCGGTGGGCACGGTCTCCAATGTGATCAACCGCCCCGAGGCGGTGCTTCCCGACACCCGGGCCCGTGTACTGGCGGCGATCGAGGACCTGGGGTACGTACGCAGCGAATCCGCCCGCCAGCTCAGGGCGGGGCGCAGCCGCATCATGGCACTGCTCGTGCTGGACATGGGCAACCCGTTCTTCGTCGACATCGCCCGCGGCGCCGAGCGCGCGGCCCGGGACGCCGGTCTCGGCGTGATGGTCTGCAACAGCGGCCAGAGCCCGGAGGAGGAGGCCGAGTACCTCGGGCTCTTCGCCGAGCAACGGGTCTGCGGGGTGCTGGTCACCCCGGCCGACGCCGACGGCGGCAACCTCGAGGCATTCGCCCGCCACCGGATCCCGTACGTGCTGGTCGACCGGGTGGCGGCGTCCACCGACAGCTGCGCCGTCTCCGTGGACGACGTGCGGGGCGGCACGCTCGCCGTCGGGCATCTCGTCCAGGCGGGCCACCGCTCGGTCGCCTACGTGAGCGGGCCCGGCGACCTGCATCAGATCAGGGACCGCCGCGAGGGTGCCCTGGCGGCCCTCGCCGAGGCGGGGCTCGGCCCCGAGGCGCTCGTCGAGATCCCCTCCGACCGTCTGGACGTGGCTGCGGGCCGCGATGCCGGGGCCAGGCTGCTCGGCCTCGTCCCCCGGCCGACCGCGGTGTTCTGCGCCAACGACCTGCTGGCCCTCGGCGTCCTGCAGTCGCTGTACGCGGCGGGTGTGCGGGTGCCGCAGGACGTCGCCATCGTCGGCTACGACGACATCGAGTTCGCCGCGGCCGCCGCCGTACCCCTCACCTCGGTCCGGCAGCCCGCCGTGGTGATGGGCAGGATGGCGGCCGAGCTCCTCCTGGAGGAGGCGGACGACGAGAACGGCAGCCACCGGCACCGGAGCGTGGTCCTCCAGCCGGAGCTCGTCGTACGCGCCTCCAGCGCCGCCCCGCGATGA
- a CDS encoding CGNR zinc finger domain-containing protein: MLIPHDTRIALDVVVDLVNTAPEEGSGDGLAELTALYAFAERHHISGVGALGDKDLQAVLDVRSRFAEIFAASDARTAADLVNALVAEAGTTPQLTDHDGYDWHIHYFAPDASVADHLAADCGMALAFIVVAGEQDRLRRCEAPDCRDAFVDLSRNRSRRYCSSRTCGNRLHVAAYRARRREAAG, encoded by the coding sequence GTGCTGATCCCTCACGACACCCGCATCGCCCTCGACGTGGTGGTCGATCTGGTGAACACCGCACCCGAGGAGGGTTCGGGCGACGGGCTCGCGGAACTGACCGCGCTGTATGCCTTCGCGGAACGCCACCACATCAGCGGTGTGGGGGCCCTCGGCGACAAGGACCTGCAAGCCGTGCTGGACGTCCGGAGCCGGTTCGCCGAGATATTCGCGGCGTCCGACGCCCGCACCGCCGCCGACCTGGTCAACGCCCTGGTGGCCGAGGCCGGCACCACGCCGCAGCTCACGGACCACGATGGCTATGACTGGCACATCCACTACTTCGCGCCGGACGCCTCCGTCGCGGACCATCTCGCGGCCGACTGCGGGATGGCCCTGGCCTTCATCGTCGTGGCGGGAGAGCAGGACCGGCTGCGGCGATGCGAGGCCCCGGACTGCCGGGACGCCTTCGTCGACCTGTCGCGCAACCGCTCCCGCCGCTACTGCTCCAGCCGCACCTGCGGCAACCGGCTCCACGTCGCCGCCTACCGTGCCAGGCGCCGGGAAGCGGCAGGCTGA
- a CDS encoding SsgA family sporulation/cell division regulator — MNTTVSCELHLRLVVSSESSLPVPAGLRYDTADPYAVHATFHTGAEETVEWVFARDLLAEGLHRPTGTGDVRVWPSRSHGQGVVCIALSSPEGEALLEAPARALESFLKRTDAAVPPGTEHRHFDLDTELSHILAES, encoded by the coding sequence ATGAACACCACGGTCAGCTGCGAGCTGCACCTGCGCCTCGTTGTGTCGAGCGAGTCCTCACTGCCTGTACCCGCGGGCCTGCGGTATGACACGGCCGATCCCTATGCCGTGCACGCCACCTTCCACACCGGAGCGGAGGAGACGGTCGAATGGGTTTTCGCCCGTGACCTCCTTGCCGAGGGGCTGCACCGGCCCACCGGCACCGGAGACGTCCGCGTCTGGCCATCTCGAAGTCACGGCCAAGGCGTCGTCTGCATCGCACTGAGCTCCCCGGAGGGCGAAGCCCTGCTGGAAGCCCCGGCAAGGGCCCTGGAGTCGTTCCTGAAGAGGACCGACGCCGCGGTACCGCCCGGCACCGAGCATCGTCACTTCGACCTCGATACGGAGCTCTCACACATCCTGGCCGAGAGCTGA